The DNA segment GCAGCAGTACGCCAAGGCCCTCACCGAGATCATGATCGCCCACAACATCCCGTACGTCGCGCAGGCGACCCCGGGATTCCCCAAGGACCTCTCCGACAAGGTCGAGAAGGCTCTGTCGATCGACGGCCCGTCCTTCATGAACGTCCTCGCCCCGTGCCCCCGAGGCTGGCGGTACGAGATGGAGGAGTCGATGGAGATGGCGCGGCTGGCCGTGGACACCTGCTTCTGGCCGCTCTTTGAGGTCGAACACGGGAAGCTGCGCGTCACGCGGAAACCCAAGGAGAAGATCCCCGTCGTCGAGTGGCTCAAGAAGCAGGGGCGCTTCCGCCACCTCTTCAAGGAACAGAACAGGCACATCATCGACGAGCTGCAGAGGGACGTCGACCGGAACTGGGAGTGGCTTCTCAAGAGAGAGGAGCTCTCGCGGAGCTAGGCGCGTCGGTCTGGGCAGTCTCCGCCGCGCGTTCCGCCCCCGTGCCTTCTGCGCGTTCCCCTGTGGCTGGTCGCAACGGTGACCGTTCGGACGCCGCGCGCCGTCGCGGCGCGCGGGCTGGGACGAGGCAGGATGAAGCGAGCCGGCGCCCTGACCCTGGACCCGGTGGCCCGTCTTCTGGCCACGGGCTTCTTCCTCGGGTACTCGCCCGCGGCCCCGGGGACCGTCGGCGCGCTCGGGTTCGCCGCTCTGCTCTGGTTCCTTGTCCCGACCGGCGCTCCGGCCGCGGCGCCCGTCGGCCTCCTCGTCATGCTGCTCTCGGTCCTTGCGTTCCTCGCCCTGGCCATCTGGGCGGCGTCGGCCGCCGAACGCGCGTTCGGCCACGACAGCTCGAGGATCGTCGTGGACGAGTTCGCCGGCATGCTCGTAGCGGTCCTCTTCCTGCCGAAGTCGCTCACCGTGTACGGGGCCGCGTTCGTCCTGTTCCGCATCGCGGACATCCTGAAGCCGTTCCCCGGCAGGCGGGTGGAGAGCCTGCCCGGCGGGCTCGGCGTCGTGGCGGATGACGTCGTCGCCGGCCTCTACGCGAACGTCCTCGTCCGCCTCATGATGGCGGCGGGATCCTGGTGAGCGGAGACGTGCCGCGCGCCGGCACCCACGAACCCCGGGGAGCACATCGGTGACGGCAGAGATCATCGTGGTGGGAAACGAACTCCTCGACGGGAGTCGCAGGGACGAGCACACGGCGTACCTCGCCGCGCAGATGGCCGCGGTCGGGGTGACCGTGGAGCGCTCGATCCTCGTTCCCGACGACCCCGCGATCATCGAGGCGACGATGCTGCGGGCGCTCGAGGCGGCGGACCTCGTGGTCACGACCGGCGGGCTGGGCGTGACGAGCGACGACCTGACGAAGCAGGTCGCCGCCCGCGTCTGCGGCAGGAGGCTCGCGCTCGACGAGCGGGCCCTCTCGCGCGTGAGGGAGCGCTTCGAGGAGCGCGGCCTCGCCATGCCCGAGATCAACGTCTCGCAGGCGATGGTGCCGGAAGGAGCGCGCGTCATCGAGAATCGCCACGGAACGGCGCCGGGGCTTCTCATCGAACACGGAGAGGCACTCCTCTTCCTGCTGCCCGGCGTGGGAACGGAGATGCGGGCCATGGTGGAGGGCTACGTCGTCCCGTTCCTCGAGGGGCGCGGCCTGCGGAGGTTGACCGAGGAGCGCCTGATCAGAACGACCGGGCTTTCCGAGTCCCGCGTCGCCGAGATCGTCGGACCGCTGGCGCGCAGGATCGCCCGAACGGAGATCGCCTATCTTCCCTCGCGGAGCGGAGTGGACCTCAAGGTCGTCTCGAGGATCGGCGCTACCGAGGACGCCGGGCGCGCCGCGGACGAGGCCGCCGAGAGGATCGCCGAGGCCCTGGGCCCGTTCGTCTACGCGCGCGGGCCCGAGGCGCTCGAGGAGATCGTCGGCTACCTGCTCTCGATGGCGCGACTGCGCCTTGCGGTCGCGGAGTCCTGCACCGCCGGGCGCATCGGATGGAGGATCACCCGCGTGCCGGGCAGCTCCGCGTACTTCGCCGGCGGCGTCATCGCGTACTCCGACGACGTCAAGCGGCGCGCCCTCGGCGTCCGGGCCGAGACGCTGGCGTCCCACGGCGCGGTGTCCGAGGAGACCGCGCGCGAGATGGCGGCGGGAGCGTGCGCGGCGGCCGGAGCGGACGTGGGCCTCGCGGTGACCGGCATCGCCGGCCCGGACGGGGGCAGTTCCGAGAAGCCCGTGGGCCTCGTGCACATCGCCGTGGCGGGGCGCTTCGAGCGCGCGCAGCGTCACCTGTTCGCGGGCGGGCGGGACGCGGTCCGCGAGCAGGCGGCGCAGGCCGCGCTCGAGCTTCTCAGGCGCGCACTCCTCAACATCGAAGGGACGTGACGGTGGCGGTCCGCGCCTTCGTGGCTTTGGAGTTGTCCCCCCAGCTCAAAGCGGGCATACTGAGGGCCGCAGAGACCCTGGAGCGGCGCGGGGTGCGAGCGAGCTGGTCCCGCAGGGCCACGCTGCACCTCACGCTCAAGTTCATCGGGGACGTGGACGAGGCCGACCTGCCCGACGTGGTGGACGCCGTCGGGCGGGCCGCGTCGGGCAATCGGCGGTTCTCGTTCGTCGCGCGCGGCGCCGGGGCGTTCCCCTCGCCGCAGCGGCCTCGCGTCATCTGGATCGGCGTCGTCCCCTCCGACGCGCTCTTCGATCTCCAGGGCGACGTCGAGCGCGAGCTGGCCGCCGTCGGCGTGCCCCGCGAGGAGCGCCGCTGGAGCCCGCACATCACGGTCGGCCGCGTCCGCGACGCCCGGACGGCCGGCGACCTTGCCGGCGCGCTCGCGACGCTGCGCTGCCCGGAGGACACCGTCGCGGTGGAAGAGGTGCTCCTGATGAGAAGCGTCCTGTCCCCTTCGGGCGCGATCCACGAGGCGATCGCGCGGTTTCCCCTCGCGACGGCCGGCCCGGACGGCCGCGCCGAACACAACGGCTGAGCTCCCCTGACCTGGAGGAACACGATGGTGCAGGAGAAGGACAAGGAGAAGAGGCGCGCGCTCGATCTCGCGGTGTCGCAGATCGAGAAGCAGTTCGGCAAGGGCTCGATCATGACCCTCGGGTCGCACGACGTCGGGAAGGGGATCGACGCGATCCCGACTGGCTCCCTGGCGCTGGACGTCGCCCTCGGGATCGGCGGCGTGCCGCGCGGGCGGGTGGTGGAGGTGTTCGGGCCCGAGGCGTCGGGGAAGACCACCCTGAGCCTCTCGATCATCGCGAATGCGCAGCGCCTGGGCGGCGTCGCCGCGTTCATCGACGCCGAGCACGCGCTCGACCCGGGCTACGCGAGGGCGCTGGGCGTGGACACGGACGCGCTCCTGATCTCGCAGCCCGACACGGGAGAGCAGGCGCTCGACATCACGGAGATGCTGGTGCGCAGCGGCGCGGTGGACGTGATCGCCGTGGACTCCGTCGCGGCCCTCGTGCCGCGCGCGGAGATCGAGGGAGAGATGGGCGACTCGCACGTCGGCCTCCAGGCCCGGCTCATGTCGCAGGCGCTCAGGAAGCTCGCCGGGTCGATCGCGCGGTCGAAGACGTGCGTGGTCTTCCTGAACCAGATCAGGATGAAGATCGGCGTGATGTTCGGCAATCCCGAGACGACGTCGGGCGGCAACGCCCTCAAGTTCTACGCGAGCGTCCGGCTCGACATCCGCCGCATCGGCGCTCTCAAGACCGGGGAAGAGGTCGTCGGCAACCGGACCCGCGTCAAGGTCGTGAAGAACAAGGTGGCCCCGCCGTTCCGCCAGGCGGAGTTCGACATCATCTACGGAAGGGGCATCTCGCTCGAGGGCGACCTCCTCGACCTCGGCGTGCAGACGAACGTGCTGGCCCAGAAGGGGACGTGGTTCACGTACGGGGACCTGCAGGTGGGCCAGGGCCGCGAGAAGGCCAGAGCGTTTCTCGAGGAGAAGCGTGACGTCGCGGCCAGGATCGACCGGGACATCAGGAAGTCGCTCGGTCTGCCTCAGGCCGGCCCCGTGAAGAGCGAGCCGTCGGAGAGTGAACAGAAGCCGGAGAAGGGCGCGCCCGCGGGCAAGAAGCGCTGAGCCCCTGACGCGAGGCAGGCGGGCGCGGGAGGGGCGCGTCACCGCGATCCGCCGGGAGCCGGGCGAACCGCCCCGCGTCGCCGTCTTCATCGACGGCGCGCGGGTGTTCACGCTGCCGGAGTCGGCCCTTGAGACCATGGGCCTGTCGGTCGGCGCGACGTTCGGCGGCGGCGAGCCCGTCGAGGAGGGAAGGGCGTCCGACCTCGTCGGCGCACGGGAGGCGGCCCTCCGTCTTCTCTCGGTCCGGGCGAGGACGCGCAGCGAGCTCGCGCAGCGCCTGACCCGGAAGGGGCACGCCGCCGCCGTCGTCGCCCGGGTGATCGATGGACTCGCAGCGGCCGGGCTCGTCGACGACCGCGCGTTCGCCGAGTTGTGGGCGGACGAGCGGATGAGGCGACGGCCGGTGGGCAGACGCCGCCTGTCTCAGGAGCTGCGGCTCAAGGGTGTCCCGCCGCGCGTGGCCGACGAGGTCGTGGACCGGGCGTTCGGGGAGCATCCGGAGCGCGCGCTCGCGCTGCGCGCCGCCCGGTCCTGGGCCCGCCGGTCGGCCGCCGGGGCGCGGGAGCGGGAGCGCCTGTTCGCGATGCTCGTGCGGCGGGGGTTCGCGAGGTCGACGGCCATTGAGGTCGTCCGCGAGGTGATGGGAGAGCGGGATGAGTGACCGCATGTCAGCGACGCAGCTCCGGGACGCCTTCATCCGGTTCTTCAAGGACCGAGGCCACGAGACCGTCCCGAGCGCGCCGCTCATCCCGAAGGACGACCCGACGCTCCTCTTCACCTCGGCCGGCATGGTCCCCTTCAAGCCCCACTACCTTGCCGAGCGCCCCCCGTACAGGCGGGCGGTCTCCGTGCAGCGCTGCCTGCGGCTGTCGGACCTCGATGAGGTCGGTCACACGCCCTACCACGCCACGTTCTTCGAGATGCTCGGGAACTTCTCGTTCGGCGACTACTTCAAGCGCGAAGCCATCGAGTGGGCGTGGGAGTTCCTCACGGAGGTCGTGCGGCTTCCGGAGCATCTCCTCTGGGTCACCGTGCACGCCGACGACGAGGCCGCCGCGGAGCTGTGGAAGACCGCGGTCGGCTTCCCGGCCGAGCGCATCGTCCTCCTGGGCGACAAGGACAACTTCTGGGGTCCGGCGGGCGATTCCGGACCGTGCGGCCCCTGCTCCGAGATCCACTACGACATGGGGCCCGAGCTCGGCTGCGGCCGCCCGGACTGCAGGCCCGGCTGCGACTGCAGGCGCTACTTCGAGGTCTGGAACC comes from the Candidatus Effluviviaceae Genus I sp. genome and includes:
- a CDS encoding regulatory protein RecX, translated to MFTLPESALETMGLSVGATFGGGEPVEEGRASDLVGAREAALRLLSVRARTRSELAQRLTRKGHAAAVVARVIDGLAAAGLVDDRAFAELWADERMRRRPVGRRRLSQELRLKGVPPRVADEVVDRAFGEHPERALALRAARSWARRSAAGARERERLFAMLVRRGFARSTAIEVVREVMGERDE
- a CDS encoding phosphatidylglycerophosphatase A, translated to MKRAGALTLDPVARLLATGFFLGYSPAAPGTVGALGFAALLWFLVPTGAPAAAPVGLLVMLLSVLAFLALAIWAASAAERAFGHDSSRIVVDEFAGMLVAVLFLPKSLTVYGAAFVLFRIADILKPFPGRRVESLPGGLGVVADDVVAGLYANVLVRLMMAAGSW
- the thpR gene encoding RNA 2',3'-cyclic phosphodiesterase — encoded protein: MAVRAFVALELSPQLKAGILRAAETLERRGVRASWSRRATLHLTLKFIGDVDEADLPDVVDAVGRAASGNRRFSFVARGAGAFPSPQRPRVIWIGVVPSDALFDLQGDVERELAAVGVPREERRWSPHITVGRVRDARTAGDLAGALATLRCPEDTVAVEEVLLMRSVLSPSGAIHEAIARFPLATAGPDGRAEHNG
- a CDS encoding competence/damage-inducible protein A, which translates into the protein MTAEIIVVGNELLDGSRRDEHTAYLAAQMAAVGVTVERSILVPDDPAIIEATMLRALEAADLVVTTGGLGVTSDDLTKQVAARVCGRRLALDERALSRVRERFEERGLAMPEINVSQAMVPEGARVIENRHGTAPGLLIEHGEALLFLLPGVGTEMRAMVEGYVVPFLEGRGLRRLTEERLIRTTGLSESRVAEIVGPLARRIARTEIAYLPSRSGVDLKVVSRIGATEDAGRAADEAAERIAEALGPFVYARGPEALEEIVGYLLSMARLRLAVAESCTAGRIGWRITRVPGSSAYFAGGVIAYSDDVKRRALGVRAETLASHGAVSEETAREMAAGACAAAGADVGLAVTGIAGPDGGSSEKPVGLVHIAVAGRFERAQRHLFAGGRDAVREQAAQAALELLRRALLNIEGT
- the recA gene encoding recombinase RecA, giving the protein MVQEKDKEKRRALDLAVSQIEKQFGKGSIMTLGSHDVGKGIDAIPTGSLALDVALGIGGVPRGRVVEVFGPEASGKTTLSLSIIANAQRLGGVAAFIDAEHALDPGYARALGVDTDALLISQPDTGEQALDITEMLVRSGAVDVIAVDSVAALVPRAEIEGEMGDSHVGLQARLMSQALRKLAGSIARSKTCVVFLNQIRMKIGVMFGNPETTSGGNALKFYASVRLDIRRIGALKTGEEVVGNRTRVKVVKNKVAPPFRQAEFDIIYGRGISLEGDLLDLGVQTNVLAQKGTWFTYGDLQVGQGREKARAFLEEKRDVAARIDRDIRKSLGLPQAGPVKSEPSESEQKPEKGAPAGKKR